A segment of the Bacteroidia bacterium genome:
GCTTTCATACTCTTGATGTTATTCGTTTCCGGTGTGTATTATCATTAGTAAGTCTCGAGATCGGCCGGGCGCATCGCACCAAACCACTTCAGTATCTTTTCACCGATTACATTACCGTCTTTATCCATTGCCTCCACATGGATGATATACAATCCGCTGGCGACCGGTATTCCTGCTGTATTCTTCAGATCCCAATCAACCGATGTAATCGTAGCATCGTCCTTGGTGAGTTTACGAATCAATGTTCCGCTAAGGGTGAAGATCTTGATGGTAGCTTTATCGGGGAGGTTTGTGATCTTCACCCGTGTATCCACCTGGTTCTTCTCGTATCCGGAATAAGCGTAATACGGATTTGGTACAATGTTGATCAGGTCCACTGCGTTCTCAGCACTCTCGTTGTCGTCCTTTTTGGTCATCAGATCCGTTGTACTGAAAGTGTACATCGGGTTATTGCTGTTCTGCGACGGATTGATAGAATCGGCAATTACAGTATATCCCTTCTTATATGGCTTTTTCACACGCAGTTTAACAGTTACATCCGAAGGAATCTGCGAAGGATCGCTGATGTTGTAACCATTGGACAGCATTGGAATGTTCACCCACATGGCGTCGCGGAAGGCATTCCGCTTGGTTGTGGGCGCAGGCATATTCACCTGCTGGGTATGGTTTGCAAGAATCACACGCAGTTTCCTGCCGTAGTCATACCGGGGAAGCCAATTCGTGTCATTGCTATTATGCCCGAAGATGTAGATATAATGCATTCCGCCGAACACTGCTGCGTTAAAAGGATTCGTAGTAGCTACAGTGGACGTTGGGTTCCATTTCATATCACGGCCATTGTGTCCGGCCATCCAGGAATTTTCCGAGAATGCAATATTCAGGCGCTCACCGGTTTCCTGGTTGATAGCATAACCCGGGAACCAACCCATTCCGGTTGCTCCGATGAAGTCTGCATCATTCGGATCGTTGGTAACCACTCCATCGCCTGTATTTCCATTCTTATCTACGGAGGCGGCGGTACGCAGATCCAGCTTACGCGCATTGAGCTGAGTGTTGGTCGGGTGCGGTTGAACAAGATTTTTATCGTCTCCTGCCTCCAGCACCACGCAGCGGGTCCATTTGCTCTTGTCTGCGGTAATCACCAGATCCACAGAAGCGAGGTACGACCAGTTTGCCAGGTTGGCATAGGTTTTATCCCAGCAAGGGCCTCCGATATAACAAGGTGAAGGCGGTGTAGTGGAATTGTCAGAGGCAGCAGTGAGGCGATAAGGTGACCATGTGCCTCCCAGAATGCGCTCATAGATTCCATCATTATCCTGACCTGTATAATCATCGTAAGAGGCGAGGCAAGTGTTGTTGGTCTGGTCGTCCTGTGTACCGGAACGGATCCAGTTTGCTGCGGAATATCCATCCTCATCTGCCAATGCGGTGAGCCATTGTTTGGTAGGATCCGCGAAGTTCACACTGGCGGTAATAAAGCCCATATCCTCATCCGTTGTAACACCGGGGTTATTCACCTGGGTAATCGAAACGGAAAGCCCCCATTCCGGAATGATCTGCTCATTGGCAACCTGCAGATTTATCGTACGCTCGGAGTTCACGGTCATGTTAGGACCGGTGAGCGTCCAGTTTGAGCTCGATGCCACTCCAGAGAATTTCAGGGTGAAGTTTCCATCCGGCACATTCAGTGGATCTACTACTTTCACATTCACCGGGCCGGCCGAATATTCGTATGTTGGAGTCTTGATCCTCCAATCGTCAGCATTCGACATAATATAATCAACAGAGGACTGAGTTAACTGGAGGTTCATTGCGCCATTTCCATTCCCCTCAATACGGGTGATCTTCGGACCCACACCGTACGATGTTTGCTGGTTGGTTCCTCCGTTTTCCGGTGATGGAATATGTGGGATACCTGTATAAAGCTTGATGTTTCTGCGACCCGCTTTGTAAGGCTGTTTCTGGCCATCCAGTGCCTGCGGATTGTTCTGATCGTAAGTCAGATAGTTGTTATAACCATAAGAGACCGCCATGTAGAAGTAAGTCTTATGGTTCACTAATCGGGGGTCTCCTGTTGCAAACTTATCATCTGTGATCCGGACGGAATGAGAAACACCAACATCTTCCCCATTCACCATTTCCTGAGGAACGTTTGCATTTAACGTCTTATCAAATTCAAAGTTGACAATCTGGGTGATTCCGTTTTTAACATCGCACTGGAATACCAGGCGTGCCTTATCGGGGTTATAAAGTTCCGAGCTGGAAACTGTACCGTCCTTTAACTGCCATACCTGATAACCTTCGAAATCAAAGGTTGAATCCAGCGTGGGATACGCCAGAGAGATTACGGGATCTTCTTCTGAGTACTGCTCCAGATAATTGTTGGAAGTAGGTCCGTTCCCGAGATAAAGGATGAGTTCCTTATCCAGCTCCTGGATGGTGATATCCGGAGCATCCGGGCCGTTCAGCACCTGGAAGCAATTATCGAACAGTGCCTGCGCTTTTTTGTCGGCGGTAAGCATTTCAGCAATAGCTGCCATGTTATTATTAGCAATGGTGGTAGAGGCCCAAACCACACCCACAGTAACCGTATTTACTGCACCGGGTTTCAGGGTGAAAGGTCCGGCCGACTGCAGTAAACGACGATCAGCAGGAGTATTACCAACACTGTTCTCGTCCCATGGTGCCTGCACTGTTTGAGGCTGCTGGCAATTGCCACCCGTTCCCCAGGCATACGTTTGGTCCGAAGTTCCCGGGAACATGAAGTCGCAGGTAGGTCCAGGTTCATTGTATGCGTCACCTCCGTAGGTCAGGGGAAGACCATCCTTCCAGAATCCGGAGAGGTACCCGTAAATATGGTTTGCGTTTTCAGGATTTCCCTGATCCGACCAGTCGTTGTTATAATAAATGAACTTACTCATTACAATCTGTTCGCCCGGTTCATCTACCAGACAGTCGCGGTCATTGTCTTTACCATCGCCGAGATCTGCCAGAGGACCCTGGAAAAAGTCGACTCCGATTGCCGGGATATAATTTCCGTAGGAACCGGGACCACCATTACCGTCCTGGTTATCTCCGTTATAGCAGTAACCGATTCCGTTCTCTACATCGCAACCCACGTAATCATCGGTATAGTCACCAAGGTCAGCATCGATCCATTGTCCGAAGTAGCAGTCATTCAGCTGATAGGTGGAACGATTGATAACCTTATACTGATAAAAGGTCATATCATTCACCTCATCATTCGTGGTAAACGCAAAGGCTTGTGAATGCAATTCAAGACCAATGGCCTCAGCGCCGGATTCTGAGTGGATATTTCCTTTGTCATTAAACACCCACCAAAGTGTTTCATCACCAAAGAGTCGCGCAGCACATCCGCGGGTTCCGGTAATATCGTAATCAGGGTAGTCACCGTCATAGGGGTTATACACCCCATCTCCGTTATAATCGAAGAACGGTGCCAGATAATGAGATTCGTTATACGCTGAATTTCCGTTTCCCGGCCACTGGATCATTGAAGTTGGAACCTGGGGGCTTCCGGCGAGAAAGCTGGCATAGAAATCCTCCACTTCTTTTCTGTTCACACGATAGTGCTTATCATAATAATCACAGCGGCTCTGATCAATCGATACACTGACTGTATCGAGGGGTCCGGGCCAATAGTCGTTACCGCTCTGACGGTAGGTCATGGCGGCTACTTTGAGCTGCCCTCCGGCATCGATACCTCCTATCCAAAGTGATCCGGCAAAGAGTGAGTGGTCGCCACTTCCCTTGGGAACTTCGTACTTGGCATTTTGAAGATCCCACCACATATCGCCGCCTGTAAGAATACGTGCACGTACGTTGTTGATCTCAAGGTCAGTTTGTGAACTTCCCGCGTTACAAGCTGCTGCGATCTGGTTCGGGCTGGAATTTCTCTGGGGAGTTCCCAGATTTTCCCTTCCGAAAGAGATCTGAGCTACTGCCAGCAAGGATGCCGAAAAAAGAGCCAGTCTCATGTGTCCTGATGTTTTTGATTGAAAATTCATAGCCATCTATGGTTGAGTTAGGGGGATTAGAATTCAAGTGCCACGCCCAATCGGATACGGCGCGGGATAGAATAGTTAGAAGGATTATTCACTTTGATGCCATACAGATCGATAAACGAAGTAGGACTTACCTGAGCGTTGATGGTACTCTGAGCTTCTGCGCTGGCCAGGAATCCATCGTCATCGGGGTTACCGGTATAGGCATATACATTTTGGATATTCTTTGTATTGAGAACGTTGAGCACCTGCAGGTATACATTAATATTTACAGGGTTTCCCTTGTCTTCTCCTTCTTTCTTCTTACCAAAAGTGCGCTCAAAGCTCTTATCAATCCGCAGGTCCATACGATAATTCCAGGGGAGGTAAGAACCATTCACGGAACCTTTCAGGGTGGAACGCTGTGCGATTCCAAATGCAGCGGCCTGCGTAACGTTACCCTGCTTGGTATAAGGCAATCCGGATCCCGCACGGAATACCACGTTCATTCCCACATCTTTCAGCCACTGTACGCTTTTCTCTTTGTCGGTACCCTTTCCTTTGGTGTAAACCGGTCCGCGGTAATTCTTCCCGCTTCCAAAACGATAGTCAAAGTTTGCAACAATGGTGTGACGCTGATCGAAGTCAAGGGGCATGGTGGTACGCAGGTTTGGTAATCCCTGGCTTACGAGGTTATATCCTCCAGAGGCTGAAGAACCGGTGCCGTCAGCGAACTGCAGGGTGTAGGATGCCGTCATCTGCACACCCTGACTCCTGCGAAGGTCGTAGGCTACAGAGAAACCTTTTACCGTACCGAAGTCGATGTTTCCGTAAGAGATATAATTCATCGGGTAAGCATAGTTCACATTTACGATCTGGATCATATCACGCAATTCCCGATAGAATGCAGAAATGGTGATAGCAGAATTTTTCTTTTCACTCAGTGTTTGAGAGAATCCGAGTTCGTAGTCTGTGGTGCGCTCCGGTTTCAGATCAGGGTTGTTAATAACCACTCCCTGGTTAGACGTCATAAAGTAATAATCCAGGATCTCCATCCGGTTATTTGAGGATGGGCGCTGGGTCAGCACATCGTAGTGAGCAAAGAAGTTAGCCACATCGGAAATAGGGAAAGAGAATGCAACCCGGGGCATGATAGTTGGCTTAGGCTGATAATCCTTGAAGGCTGTGGCATCAATTTCTGACTTGGAGGGATCCTGAAGATAAGGAGTGATGGTTCCTGTTACACTACCTCCTGCAATAACGGAAGGATCCTGCAACAGGTTTCCGCTTGCATCATACCAATCATCCCCATCACGATATCCCAGAATGGTTGTTGGGTTAATATTATCCACGTAGACCACATAATCGTCTCCCATGTTAGTCGGGTGAGAGCCGTTGGGGTTGAGTGTACCTGCCACTTCGGAAAGTGTTTTTGCGGGATACAGGAGATACTTATCAGAAAGTACCATTTGGTTAGCGTCAAAGAGGTCAACACGAACTCCCACGTTGAATTTGATGTCCTTGAAGTCAAATTTATCCTGAATATATCCAGCAATATACGTTGGGCGATACGCGTCGATGGAGCGTGTGAAGTTTCCGTCCTCATCCTTCTTCGTAAAAAAGTCGTTGAAGGAAATCTTGTCCTTCAGCGGTTTTCCGTCATGCGAATATCCATAGTAGTTAACAATAGAAGCTCCTGAGTTCAGCAGGTCATCAGCCGAGAACATGCTGATATCGAAAGTTCCGGGATCGTAGGAGTCAATATCGATGTATTCACCGGCCCCGAGACCCAGTTTTTCGCGAAGCTGTGCGTCGAAGTACCGTTGCGTACTGCTATTTATTGCGTAGTTATAATCGTAGTAGGGATAGGTTCCTGACAAGTAGGGATTATAGATGGGATTAGCGAGATCAAGCTGATCCAGGTGGAAATTCGCGAGCTGGCGCATGAGTCCCCAGATTCCGATCGGGGTAATTCCCCAGTAGCGATCCACGCGCTGTTCATATTCGAATCCGGCTTGTACCGCGTGCGATTTAATGTCTGCACTAAAATGGGCTCTTACGGAGAACTGTGATGTGTTGGTTACGTTATAACCGCCATATTGTCTTCCTGTGTTATACCACAACGAGTAAATATTGGATGGACGATCGCCGTTGCGGAGGCCGCCCAGCAGGAAGATCTCATCCAGGTTATTCGGATCACCGGGAAGCAAATCGTAAACAAGGGATGTGTAATTGGCGCCGAACTCATTCCGGTCATCACGCTCAAACGTTACCAGGGTATCAAGGTATCCGGCAAGGTGGTATTCAATCTGGTTGCCATTTTGTTGTGCAAGATAAATTGGCTGCCGGTAGGTTTTGAACTTCCCGATAAAGCCGTAATCGAAGAGATTATCCTTGTGGTTGTCATCCTGTTCTGTGCGCTTGTACTGAGCGTAGTTGACCTGAAGAGTATAATATGCGTTTTTGATATTGGAGGTGGACTTATCGTCCTTGCTCACCTCATCACTTCCAAACTTCTGTGTGATCTTGGCAAACGTTCTCCAGGTGTTGGTGATAACCTGAGGGTTGTTGGAGGGGTTATACAGGGCATACTCATAGATATAGGAGTGTCTGTTGTTGTAATCTACAGATCCACCCACGGTAAGAGTAAAGTTTTTGGACACCCTGAAGTCGAGCTTTGCATTCAGTCTCAATGACTTGGAACGAACATTCTGGCGATATTTTATTTTCTCAAGCGAATCCATGGTGATGAATTCCGAGCTCTTATAAGTTCCGAATCCTACATCTGAGATGATGAGCGGTGTTGTGTTCAGCTTGTCAAGAATATCATCTTTTACCTTATAGGCTCCGATTGCAGAGGGATCATCGTCTTTTTCATTTACATATTCACCGGAGACAATGTATCCGATAACGGACTGTTTAACACCTGTTGAATCCTTTTTAGAAAGAATTGGTCCTCCCACGGTAAAACCGAGGAAGTTATAACCATAGGCATCTAAGAACTGGGAAGTAATCCCTTCCACGCCGCCAAAAAATTCTGATTGCGGGCCACGGGTAGAGATGGAGATGATACCACCTGTTGCATCACCGTACATTGCCGGAACTCCACCGGTAATTACGGAAACCTGTTCGATGGAGGACTGGGGCAGGCCGGAGGATCCGATCACTTTTTGTCCGTCGATGTAATAATCCGTTCCCTCGGATCTTGATCCGCGGATATTAATATCACCTCCTTCATCTTCCTGGAACACCCCGGCAGTAGTAGAAGCAACAGAGTTGATATTCTTAGAGGGCATGTTTTGGTATTCCTCTCGTGTAACCGTACCTCCGGATTTGGTATCGGGGTCAATGAGTGGTTCGATGTATTCAACAATTTCCACCTGATCCAACTGCTGCGTAGTGGGGGTGAGGGGGATATCGAGGTATGTTGTTTTATCCGAGGAGATGATCACTCCATCAATCTGTTTGGTTCCGTATCCGACATACGTTGCTTTAACGGTGTATTTACCCGGAGGGAGGGGCTTGAGCGTATAGCCTCCCTCAATATCCGAAACGGTGGTCAGCACCTGATTTCCCCCGTTGAAAATACCCACATTAGCGAATGGGATCGGTTCGTTGTTAGAGGCGTCTTTTACGATTCCCTTAAGGATACCGTTTCCCTGACCGTAAGCAAAGGCTCCGGACATGAGAACGACCGCAACGAATGAGAAAATTTTGCGCAGCATATTCAAGAATTTACGTTAGTGGTTTCGTGCCAGTTAAAGTGCGTAAATATAGGAATAAATGATTTCGACGGATAATTTTTTTTATCCACCCGAAAGGCACTGATTTTCAGTGAAATCGACGATTGAAAACCTCTGAAAAAATAAGGGCTTTTTGAGCATCAAAATCCACCATCAATGGGTGCTTTCCGGAACGTACGTCCCTGAACTGTTCTACAATCTCGGCTACCTGTTCCGCAGGCAACTGGTCGGGGGGATGTTGCTGGTGGGATGTTGTAGAAAAGGGTGTTGCTGATAACGAAGATAGTGATTTCTTTTTGCCGGCCAAATGTTTTTTCGATTTTTCTCTCTTTTCGGTCAAAAAGTCCTTGTGCTCCTGATGGATTTCGAGCTTGGAGGGCTTCTTTTTAGGTGCCGCTACGGATTCTTTAACAGGTCTAATTTCCTTTTTCCGGACTTGTTTCCCCTGCATCAGATCTTCGAGCATTTTCCGTACATCCTGTTCAGTTTCTGATTCCGGGAGTGTTGTTTTTTCGGAGACAGTTTGGCCGGCTCGCTTCCTTTTTGCTTTCGCCACTCCGCCGATGATGCTAAAGAGGAACCAAAGCACCCCAATGATAATATAGATATAGTCTCCGATATCCATCAGTGTCTTTTTTGCTTATTGTTCCGGAGTGCTTTCTTCTTACTTCTCTTCATTCTTCTCCTGGTTTTCTTGGTTTGCAATCGTTTATGATGCTCCTTGACGGCTTTTTTTTGCGATTTCTCAAGTTTTCGCTGCTCTTTCCACTTTTTCTTGTCCTTCTTTCTCATCTCCCGCCGGCTATCAGGACTTTTCGGCTTCTTGTCGCCTCCTCCATCTCCTCCGTCCTGCGCCAGAAGTGGCATCGCCAGAATCATGACCAGCCAGATCAGACATACTCTGAGGATACGCATCAATCAAAGTTAACGAATTCGCAGGAGGTGCCGAAAATTTTTATTTGGTAATTTTGTTGTAGCGTTATGTTTTTCAGATTCCGTACTTGTTTATGGCTGATTGTTCCACTGCTTCTTCTGTCGTGCCGGCGGGAGAAGCCCAGTATTCCGTATATCTACGTGGATTTTTACGTCAACATTACCGATCCCAATTTCAGCGCTCTGAATGCGGTCTCAGGCTATGTGTACGTCACCGGAGGTTCCAAAGGCATTATCCTATACAGAAAAGGAGCCAACGAATTCATGGCCTATGACCGGCATTGTCCTTATGATCCTGATGCATCCTGCAGCAGGTGTGTGGTAGAGACTTCCGGGTTACTGGTAAAAGACGATTGCTGCGGTTCTGTTTATTTGATAACCGACGGCAGCCCTTCCTCCGGCCCGGGCACTTCATCCGATCCTCTGCTTCAATACCATACAACATTTGATGGCATGAACATCCACGTTACAAATTAAAAACGGGGCATGCGCCCCGTTTACCTTTCATTTGTACAATGATCAATACCGGTAATATTCCGGTTTAAAGGGTCCCTCTTTTTTCACGCCGATATATCCAGCCTGCTTTTCCGTGAGGGTATCAATTTCCACTCCGATCTTTTTCAAATGCAGACGGGCCACTTTTTCATCCAGCGCTTTGGGAAGGGTGTACACCTTGTTCTCGTATTTTCCGTGGTTCTTCCAAAGTTCAAGCTGAGCGAGCGTCTGATTCGTAAAGGAATTACTCATTACAAAAGAAGGGTGACCCATGGCACAGCCCAGATTAACGAGTCTTCCTTCAGCAAGTACGATGATATCCTTTCCGTTCACCGTATATTTATCCACCTGAGGTTTGATCTCCTCACGGGAATTTCCGAACCTGGTATTAAGCCATGCCATATCAATCTCATTATCAAAGTGGCCGATATTACAAACAACCGCGTTATGTTTCATTGAGAGAAAATGGCGGTCGCAGATAATATCACAGTTTCCCGTTGCGGTTACAATAATGTCCGCTTCCTTCACCGCGTCATCAATCTTTTTCACCTCATAGCCCTCCATGGCGGCCTGCAAGGCACAGATTGGATCAATTTCGGTTACGATCACTCTCACCTTGGCTTCCTTCAATGATTCCGCGGATCCCTTCCCGACATCGCCGAAGCCTGCCACTACAGCTACTTTCCCGGCCAACATCAAATCGGTAGCCCGTCGAATGGCATCCACCAGTGACTCGCGGCATCCGTATTTGTTATCGAATTTTGATTTGGTTACGGAATCGTTCACATTGATTGCCGGCATCGGCAGTGTACCTTTCTCCATGCGTTCATACAGTCGGTGAACGCCTGTAGTGGTTTCTTCTGAAAGTCCTTTGATACCTTTAATAAGTTCAGGGTATTTGTCGAGGACCATATTGGTGAGATCACCACCGTCATCGAGGATCATATTCAGCGGCTGTCGGTCTTTGCCGAAGAACAATGTTTGTTCAATACACCAGTCAAACTCCTCAGCATTCATTCCTTTCCACGCATAAACCGCAATACCGGCCTTTGCGATCGCGGCGGCCGCATGATCCTGCGTTGAGAAAATATTACAAGAACTCCAGGTGACCTCTGCTCCGAGTTCTGCCAGCGTTTCGATCAGCACTGCTGTCTGAATAGTCATATGAAGACATCCGGCAATGCGAGCTCCTTTCAGGGGTTTTTCCTTTCCGAATTCTTCACGCAATGCCATGAGTCCGGGCATCTCCTGCTCGGCAAGACGGATTTCCTTTCTACCCCATTCCGCCAGGGAGATATCTTTAACTTTATACGGAACGAAAGTGTCTGTTTTTGTGTTTGTTGCCATTGATTGTTGTTTTCTAGAAGTTTAAAAACGGAGGTCAAAATTACTGAATCGAACTCAGTCGGACAAAAAACTAAGTTTCTGAAATCCAATGAGATAAAAATAAAAAACCCCTTCTAAGAGGGGTTTAGAAAGATGAAACGCGCTGGTATCAGGGCCAAATATAGTTTCCGGACTTGTCGATATAGCCGAAACTGAAGCCAGGCTTGAGGTCGCCGGATTTAACCTTTGCAAGTCCGCCCTGAAAGGACGACATATAGTCAAAACTTTTTGCGATAACCACCTTTCCGGATTTATCAATATAGTTCCACTTAGGGTTTTTGGTATCGAGTGTAGTTGAAACACAGGCAAGACCATCTTTAAAGTGATCTGCTCCATAGAACTGATAATCGATTACAAGCTTCCCGGTTTTGTCAATGTAGCCAAACTTCCCTGTTTTAAAATCTCCTTTGCGAACCAGTGCCAGACCATCGGAGAATGTATAAGCCCGATCAAACTGGAAATCAATAACGACCTTCCCTGTTTTATCGATGAATCCCCATTTCCCTGTTGCTTCATCACCCTTCCGGACGTTTGCCATTCCCTGAGAAAAATCGAAGGTTTCATCATAGATAAAATCAACCACCGCTTTACCGGATTTATCAATGAATCCCCACTTTTTTCCTTTTTGAACCCGGGCGAGTCCCTCTGAGAAATAATAAGCTCCGTCGTATTCTGCTTTGATTACGATGTTGCCCGATTTGTCCACGAATCCGTATTTATTGGCAGAATACACACGGGCAAGACCTTCGGTAAAACGGTAGGCAAAATCAAACTTAAAATCAATAACTACCTTTCCTGTTTTGTCCACATAGCCCCATTTTCCACCCTTTTTTACGGCGCATAAGCCTTCGGAGAAATACTCAGATACCTTATCAAATTCAGCTTTGACTACCAATTTACCAGAAACATCCACGAATCCGCGTTTGCCCCCGGAGGTAATACTTCCCATTCCTTCAGAAAATTTCTCGGCAAATTCATATGCCGGGGCGATAACTACTTTGCCAGATTTGTTGATGTATCCCCACTTTCCCTTTTCCTGAACAGGGAAGAGTGCGTCCTGGGCAAACAGGGAGGCTAAAAAATTCCAGCTAAGAATAGCAACAATCAGGATAGATACTCTTTTCATTTTCAGAACAATTAGAAGACGTAAATATGCATATTTTTTTAGATCGTTTGCGTGATTAAGTTTGCATGATTTTCAACAGGTGTTCATTACCTGCGTATTTTAGCAAAAAGCTGTAATTGAAGCTTCTGAGTGATATTTTCGATGACGGTACGTCGCGAATAGGAATCTGGGAATCCGAAACCGGCAACGGGGAAGGATCGCTGCAGAATGGTATGCGCGGGAGCGGAGCTTCATCTCAGGTGTTGAGCTGTCTGCGTATGTTCCCCGGTTTGGAGAACAGTTACATAGTATACGACAAGAACGGAAAGCCTTACTTGAATGAGTCAACCCGGGGCAAGATATCCCTGAGTCATTCACACGGAATGCTTGCGATCATACATGACCGGAAATCGGAAACCGGTATAGATCTGGAAAAAGTAGGAGACAAGGTGATCAGGATCCGGCATAAATTTCTGCATCCTGACGAGCTGAGTGCATGCGGTGCGCAACCGGATGCCCGCGCTCTTCATATTTACTGGGGAGCAAAGGAAGCGCTGTATAAATGCTACGGAAAAAGAAGTTTGCACTTTTCTGAAAATCTCCGGGTAGAGGCATTCACTACCGAAACCGAAGGCGAAGTAAGGGGTGAAATCCGTGTTGCCGGGATCAGCAGAATAAAAAAACTGTATTATCGCTTCATGGGTCACTACTTGCTGGTGTATATTCGCAATTCATGAAGCCTGTGCCTTTTCTTTCGCATCTGGAGCGCTATCGCAAACAAAAAAAATGCGGGGTACTGGTATTAATTGATCCTGACAAAGCGAAGCCGGAAGAACTGAAGAGGCGCATTCTGCCCGGGGTGATGGCCTATCTTGTGGGTGGTTCTGTTATTACATCCGGCCGT
Coding sequences within it:
- a CDS encoding T9SS C-terminal target domain-containing protein yields the protein MRLALFSASLLAVAQISFGRENLGTPQRNSSPNQIAAACNAGSSQTDLEINNVRARILTGGDMWWDLQNAKYEVPKGSGDHSLFAGSLWIGGIDAGGQLKVAAMTYRQSGNDYWPGPLDTVSVSIDQSRCDYYDKHYRVNRKEVEDFYASFLAGSPQVPTSMIQWPGNGNSAYNESHYLAPFFDYNGDGVYNPYDGDYPDYDITGTRGCAARLFGDETLWWVFNDKGNIHSESGAEAIGLELHSQAFAFTTNDEVNDMTFYQYKVINRSTYQLNDCYFGQWIDADLGDYTDDYVGCDVENGIGYCYNGDNQDGNGGPGSYGNYIPAIGVDFFQGPLADLGDGKDNDRDCLVDEPGEQIVMSKFIYYNNDWSDQGNPENANHIYGYLSGFWKDGLPLTYGGDAYNEPGPTCDFMFPGTSDQTYAWGTGGNCQQPQTVQAPWDENSVGNTPADRRLLQSAGPFTLKPGAVNTVTVGVVWASTTIANNNMAAIAEMLTADKKAQALFDNCFQVLNGPDAPDITIQELDKELILYLGNGPTSNNYLEQYSEEDPVISLAYPTLDSTFDFEGYQVWQLKDGTVSSSELYNPDKARLVFQCDVKNGITQIVNFEFDKTLNANVPQEMVNGEDVGVSHSVRITDDKFATGDPRLVNHKTYFYMAVSYGYNNYLTYDQNNPQALDGQKQPYKAGRRNIKLYTGIPHIPSPENGGTNQQTSYGVGPKITRIEGNGNGAMNLQLTQSSVDYIMSNADDWRIKTPTYEYSAGPVNVKVVDPLNVPDGNFTLKFSGVASSSNWTLTGPNMTVNSERTINLQVANEQIIPEWGLSVSITQVNNPGVTTDEDMGFITASVNFADPTKQWLTALADEDGYSAANWIRSGTQDDQTNNTCLASYDDYTGQDNDGIYERILGGTWSPYRLTAASDNSTTPPSPCYIGGPCWDKTYANLANWSYLASVDLVITADKSKWTRCVVLEAGDDKNLVQPHPTNTQLNARKLDLRTAASVDKNGNTGDGVVTNDPNDADFIGATGMGWFPGYAINQETGERLNIAFSENSWMAGHNGRDMKWNPTSTVATTNPFNAAVFGGMHYIYIFGHNSNDTNWLPRYDYGRKLRVILANHTQQVNMPAPTTKRNAFRDAMWVNIPMLSNGYNISDPSQIPSDVTVKLRVKKPYKKGYTVIADSINPSQNSNNPMYTFSTTDLMTKKDDNESAENAVDLINIVPNPYYAYSGYEKNQVDTRVKITNLPDKATIKIFTLSGTLIRKLTKDDATITSVDWDLKNTAGIPVASGLYIIHVEAMDKDGNVIGEKILKWFGAMRPADLETY
- a CDS encoding TonB-dependent receptor, which encodes MLRKIFSFVAVVLMSGAFAYGQGNGILKGIVKDASNNEPIPFANVGIFNGGNQVLTTVSDIEGGYTLKPLPPGKYTVKATYVGYGTKQIDGVIISSDKTTYLDIPLTPTTQQLDQVEIVEYIEPLIDPDTKSGGTVTREEYQNMPSKNINSVASTTAGVFQEDEGGDINIRGSRSEGTDYYIDGQKVIGSSGLPQSSIEQVSVITGGVPAMYGDATGGIISISTRGPQSEFFGGVEGITSQFLDAYGYNFLGFTVGGPILSKKDSTGVKQSVIGYIVSGEYVNEKDDDPSAIGAYKVKDDILDKLNTTPLIISDVGFGTYKSSEFITMDSLEKIKYRQNVRSKSLRLNAKLDFRVSKNFTLTVGGSVDYNNRHSYIYEYALYNPSNNPQVITNTWRTFAKITQKFGSDEVSKDDKSTSNIKNAYYTLQVNYAQYKRTEQDDNHKDNLFDYGFIGKFKTYRQPIYLAQQNGNQIEYHLAGYLDTLVTFERDDRNEFGANYTSLVYDLLPGDPNNLDEIFLLGGLRNGDRPSNIYSLWYNTGRQYGGYNVTNTSQFSVRAHFSADIKSHAVQAGFEYEQRVDRYWGITPIGIWGLMRQLANFHLDQLDLANPIYNPYLSGTYPYYDYNYAINSSTQRYFDAQLREKLGLGAGEYIDIDSYDPGTFDISMFSADDLLNSGASIVNYYGYSHDGKPLKDKISFNDFFTKKDEDGNFTRSIDAYRPTYIAGYIQDKFDFKDIKFNVGVRVDLFDANQMVLSDKYLLYPAKTLSEVAGTLNPNGSHPTNMGDDYVVYVDNINPTTILGYRDGDDWYDASGNLLQDPSVIAGGSVTGTITPYLQDPSKSEIDATAFKDYQPKPTIMPRVAFSFPISDVANFFAHYDVLTQRPSSNNRMEILDYYFMTSNQGVVINNPDLKPERTTDYELGFSQTLSEKKNSAITISAFYRELRDMIQIVNVNYAYPMNYISYGNIDFGTVKGFSVAYDLRRSQGVQMTASYTLQFADGTGSSASGGYNLVSQGLPNLRTTMPLDFDQRHTIVANFDYRFGSGKNYRGPVYTKGKGTDKEKSVQWLKDVGMNVVFRAGSGLPYTKQGNVTQAAAFGIAQRSTLKGSVNGSYLPWNYRMDLRIDKSFERTFGKKKEGEDKGNPVNINVYLQVLNVLNTKNIQNVYAYTGNPDDDGFLASAEAQSTINAQVSPTSFIDLYGIKVNNPSNYSIPRRIRLGVALEF
- a CDS encoding adenosylhomocysteinase, with the translated sequence MATNTKTDTFVPYKVKDISLAEWGRKEIRLAEQEMPGLMALREEFGKEKPLKGARIAGCLHMTIQTAVLIETLAELGAEVTWSSCNIFSTQDHAAAAIAKAGIAVYAWKGMNAEEFDWCIEQTLFFGKDRQPLNMILDDGGDLTNMVLDKYPELIKGIKGLSEETTTGVHRLYERMEKGTLPMPAINVNDSVTKSKFDNKYGCRESLVDAIRRATDLMLAGKVAVVAGFGDVGKGSAESLKEAKVRVIVTEIDPICALQAAMEGYEVKKIDDAVKEADIIVTATGNCDIICDRHFLSMKHNAVVCNIGHFDNEIDMAWLNTRFGNSREEIKPQVDKYTVNGKDIIVLAEGRLVNLGCAMGHPSFVMSNSFTNQTLAQLELWKNHGKYENKVYTLPKALDEKVARLHLKKIGVEIDTLTEKQAGYIGVKKEGPFKPEYYRY
- a CDS encoding WG repeat-containing protein, which gives rise to MKRVSILIVAILSWNFLASLFAQDALFPVQEKGKWGYINKSGKVVIAPAYEFAEKFSEGMGSITSGGKRGFVDVSGKLVVKAEFDKVSEYFSEGLCAVKKGGKWGYVDKTGKVVIDFKFDFAYRFTEGLARVYSANKYGFVDKSGNIVIKAEYDGAYYFSEGLARVQKGKKWGFIDKSGKAVVDFIYDETFDFSQGMANVRKGDEATGKWGFIDKTGKVVIDFQFDRAYTFSDGLALVRKGDFKTGKFGYIDKTGKLVIDYQFYGADHFKDGLACVSTTLDTKNPKWNYIDKSGKVVIAKSFDYMSSFQGGLAKVKSGDLKPGFSFGYIDKSGNYIWP